The following coding sequences lie in one Miscanthus floridulus cultivar M001 chromosome 9, ASM1932011v1, whole genome shotgun sequence genomic window:
- the LOC136481932 gene encoding BAG family molecular chaperone regulator 6-like, giving the protein MASRRFFSYDPYDDYYTSPYHYTYPYYQYQHPAPSRGAGGFFPAAADAAPEAVKVNPRPRVESSRSVSIPVRFVGSDPEPERRAARMPPAAAAVPRKRAPSAEAAAVRLQAAARGFMARKSVRAVREVEREAAEVAEKVAREAEALRGDGRARIAVGEALMKMLLRLDAVRGAREYRRRVTKRILALQDAVDALEPKAAPDSEAVAEENESEVTAEMAGDSNSTAATELPVDAEHGGEIEVKAAAETAADMEVDGDRIEIETAPEVVEESEKLLDGGNIDGDKPEGSDAEGEWEMVAEEVEPTTAAASTEARPQEPMASEVVSRGGEAGTADSALDTRKVMEMVAALCEQNAQQCAVIGALAERVDALERAVRRVEDAERRRRRGKKLKKEGKGGKSNNSKCYSD; this is encoded by the coding sequence ATGGCGTCTCGCCGTTTCTTCTCCTACGACCCGTACGACGATTACTACACCTCCCCATACCACTACACCTACCCGTACTACCAGTACCAGCACCCAGCTCCGTCCCGCGGCGCCGGCGGGTTCTTCCCGGCCGCCGCGGACGCCGCGCCAGAGGCGGTGAAGGTGAACCCGCGGCCCAGGGTCGAGTCGTCGAGGTCGGTCTCCATCCCTGTCCGCTTCGTCGGGTCTGACCCAGAGCCGGAGCGCCGGGCTGCAAGgatgccgccggcggcggcggcggtgccgagGAAGCGGGCGCcgtcggcggaggcggcggcggtgaggcTGCAGGCCGCGGCGCGTGGGTTCATGGCGAGGAAGTCGGTGCGCGCTGTTCGCGAGGTGGAGCGCGAGGCGGCGGAGGTTGCGGAGAAGGTTGCCCGCGAGGCGGAGGCCCTGCGCGGGGACGGGAGGGCGCGGATCGCCGTCGGGGAGGCGCTGATGAAGATGCTGCTGCGGCTCGACGCGGTGCGCGGCGCGCGGGAGTACCGGAGGAGGGTCACCAAGCGGATCCTCGCGTTGCAGGATGCCGTTGACGCCCTCGAACCAAAGGCGGCGCCGGATTCGGAGGCCGTGGCGGAGGAGAACGAGTCCGAGGTGACGGCCGAGATGGCGGGCGACAGCAACAGCACGGCGGCGACGGAGCTGCCGGTCGATGCGGAGCACGGCGGTGAGATTGAGGTGAAGGCGGCGGCTGAGACGGCTGCGGATATGGAGGTGGACGGGGATAGAATTGAAATCGAGACGGCGCCAGAAGTGGTGGAGGAATCTGAAAAATTGCTGGACGGCGGGAACATTGACGGCGACAAGCCGGAAGGTTCCGATGCGGAGGGTGAGTGGGAGATGGTGGCGGAGGAAGTGGAGCCTACAACAGCGGCGGCGTCCACCGAGGCGCGCCCACAGGAACCGATGGCGAGCGAGGTGGTGAGTAGGGGAGGGGAGGCCGGAACTGCCGACAGCGCCCTGGACACTCGGAAGGTTATGGAGATGGTTGCGGCGCTGTGCGAGCAGAACGCGCAGCAGTGCGCGGTGATCGGGGCTCTGGCGGAGCGCGTGGACGCACTGGAGCGCGCCGTGCGGCGGGTGGAGGACGCcgaacgccgccgccggcggggaAAGAAGCTGAAGAAGGAGGGGAAGGGGGGCAAGAGCAACAACAGCAAGTGCTACAGCGATTGA